The Maridesulfovibrio ferrireducens genomic interval TGGCTCTTATATATGGATAATTTGTAGGATACTCTTGGAGGTTATGTCCTTTAGGAAGACGCTTTCCCCCCTTGATTGTAGCAATTTGTTCAAGAGAGTATTTATTGAGAATCATATCCCCAACCCCTCAAAATTCTTCTTAATAGTCGCTGCAAGCTTAACAGCCTCATCATTCAAGTCATTCAACTCCACATGAATATCCCGCATGGTTTCTTCAAAGTCGAAATCCGCGTCCACCTCTTCCGGTGCCACACCAACATAACGTCCCGGAGTCAAGCTCCAGTCGTTGGCTTCAATCTCGGATCGGTCTACTAATTTGACCAACCCTTCAACATCGCGGAGCTTCGCTTCTGGAAAGCGCTCGGTCATCCAGCAAGCTTGACGGTGGAAATAGCGAACCAGCTTAAGTTCATCCACTGCGACCTTGCGTGCCTCATCTGCTGCTTTGCGAGTACGGATAATATCCCGATTAACCCAGCTATCACAATCTCGAGCGGCACATTCGGCTTCGCAGGTTTCGATAAGTTTACAAGCCAATTTGTAGAGCAGGTCGATCTGCTTGATCAAATCACGACTGGCATCTGCAAGAGGAGCAAGCCTTTCAACGGTTGCGTTCAATTTAGCGTTGCTGACATCTTGCCCCTGCCACGCTTCAACCTGTTCGATAATGGACCCCTTAAAACCATCCACGTCTTTATGGAAAGCAGCCAAAGCTGTTTCATATTCTTTTAGAGGAGCCGCATGTTCCGCGTCATTGGCAAGAGTTTTGACAAAAGGAGTCATTGCGGACTGCAATGTATCCAAAGCCGCCACAAAAGAAGGTAAAGGCTCTATAACTTCGCCATTATCCCCGTGGCCAGTAAAACAACCTTCCCCTTCACTAAGCACTCGTTGGCAATACCCGGCAACTAGATCAAGATAGTTCTCTTCCTGCCCACGGTATAGCCAAACAATAGCTAAAAGATTCTGCTGCTGTTCAGGGCTGAAATCGTAAATCTTACGCGTAACCTTGCGATAGACATTTCTTGCATCAATCATAAGCACTTTGTCTTTGTGCTCCTCCGGCTTGTTACGATTCAGAAACCATAACTCACAAGGTACGGTACGGGTGTAGAAAAAATTAGAACGAATAGCGACCATGGCATCTACATCACCGGTCTCAACAAGCTTCTGGCGCACCTTGGCTTCGCCTCCGCCCGCACTGGATGCCTGAGAGGACATAACAAATCCAGCACGTCCGGTTTCACTCAAATA includes:
- a CDS encoding N-6 DNA methylase, producing MAQLEHIEAIEKRLWTAADTMRANSNYASNEYFLPVMGLVFLRHAYSRFLAVKDDIVANLPSRGGKTRPLTKEDFSQKSSIYLQSKAQFDSLVALTDSDDRAKSIIEAMESIESDYDSLRGVLPKNEYQELDNEVLGQLLRTLNPDELKRVKGDVFGRIYEYFLTQFADQKAHDGGEFFTPISLVSLIANILEPNHGTVIDPACGSGGMFVQGARFVEQLHQNPNEKLTFRGLEKNATTIRLAKMNLAVHGLEGDIQKAITYYEDPHELLGKAEYVMANPPFNVDEIDAEKVKTDPRLPFGLPGVNKKGKVSNGNYIWISYFYSYLSETGRAGFVMSSQASSAGGGEAKVRQKLVETGDVDAMVAIRSNFFYTRTVPCELWFLNRNKPEEHKDKVLMIDARNVYRKVTRKIYDFSPEQQQNLLAIVWLYRGQEENYLDLVAGYCQRVLSEGEGCFTGHGDNGEVIEPLPSFVAALDTLQSAMTPFVKTLANDAEHAAPLKEYETALAAFHKDVDGFKGSIIEQVEAWQGQDVSNAKLNATVERLAPLADASRDLIKQIDLLYKLACKLIETCEAECAARDCDSWVNRDIIRTRKAADEARKVAVDELKLVRYFHRQACWMTERFPEAKLRDVEGLVKLVDRSEIEANDWSLTPGRYVGVAPEEVDADFDFEETMRDIHVELNDLNDEAVKLAATIKKNFEGLGI